The following proteins are encoded in a genomic region of Prochlorothrix hollandica PCC 9006 = CALU 1027:
- a CDS encoding creatininase family protein → MLLHLSTWPEIEQYLSQSQGIIIPIGSTEQHGPTGLIGTDAICAEAIAQGVGEMTQALVAPTLGVGMALHHGAFPGTISLHPTTLILVIRDFITSLVRAGFQKFFFVNAHGGNVATLKAAFAETYCYLSDLRLPGADTVQCQVANWYMQRGVYTLAQEFYGDQEGSHATPSEVALTQYVYPDAIKTAPLAALGPRQWGIYGAADFRRRYPDGRMGSNPALATPDQGQRLYDVAVAELAKAYGEFLAAEPV, encoded by the coding sequence ATGCTATTACACTTGTCCACTTGGCCGGAAATTGAACAGTATCTCTCCCAATCCCAGGGCATTATTATCCCCATTGGCTCCACAGAACAGCATGGTCCCACCGGACTGATTGGTACCGATGCCATCTGTGCGGAGGCGATCGCCCAGGGGGTGGGGGAAATGACCCAAGCCTTAGTTGCCCCTACCCTGGGGGTGGGCATGGCCTTACACCACGGAGCGTTTCCAGGCACCATCAGCCTTCATCCTACCACGCTCATTTTAGTCATCCGAGACTTTATTACCTCCCTCGTCCGGGCTGGGTTTCAGAAGTTCTTTTTTGTCAATGCCCATGGGGGCAATGTGGCCACCCTCAAGGCTGCTTTTGCCGAAACCTATTGTTATCTCAGTGATCTCCGTCTACCGGGGGCAGACACCGTGCAATGTCAGGTGGCCAACTGGTATATGCAGCGGGGCGTGTATACCTTAGCCCAGGAATTTTATGGGGATCAAGAGGGATCCCACGCCACCCCCAGCGAGGTGGCCCTGACCCAATATGTCTATCCCGATGCCATCAAAACAGCCCCCCTCGCTGCCCTGGGTCCCCGCCAGTGGGGTATCTATGGGGCAGCGGATTTTCGGCGACGCTATCCTGATGGTCGCATGGGGTCTAACCCGGCCCTCGCCACCCCAGACCAGGGCCAGCGTCTCTACGATGTGGCGGTGGCAGAACTCGCCAAAGCCTATGGGGAATTTCTGGCGGCAGAACCGGTTTAG
- a CDS encoding zinc ribbon domain-containing protein: MLGNRKLARAISEQGWGTARTMCEAKANRVNDREVRIISRWEPTSQLCSACGFRWGKVALSVRSILCVSCGTEHDRDGNAAKNIEKSGLGLTQDSKWTKNGRKTRMSGNPTALSSQPYSEQLGLFA, translated from the coding sequence GTGCTTGGTAATCGGAAGTTGGCACGGGCCATCAGTGAGCAGGGTTGGGGCACCGCACGAACCATGTGTGAGGCCAAGGCCAACAGGGTTAATGATCGAGAGGTCAGGATCATCAGTCGGTGGGAGCCAACCAGTCAGCTCTGTTCTGCTTGTGGCTTTCGTTGGGGCAAGGTTGCTCTATCGGTTCGTTCCATCCTCTGTGTGAGTTGCGGAACCGAACATGATAGAGATGGTAATGCCGCCAAAAATATCGAAAAGTCTGGGTTGGGGCTAACCCAAGACTCTAAATGGACAAAGAACGGGCGTAAGACCAGGATGTCTGGCAATCCGACTGCTTTGTCTAGCCAACCGTACAGCGAACAGCTTGGACTATTCGCCTAG
- a CDS encoding DNA double-strand break repair nuclease NurA — protein MLDLTKLALQMQGISQHLAQEAIANRIRLDRAEQLLRLAQSRQGELLSLQTQWRDRLGFTAAEPVEPLNTRRPIAIPPRIQSVLATDGSQIAPSHHEIAYCYLLNIGRVVIHYGQGRHPLLDSVPEVVYQPEDLYVSRQWGISTEEWMGHRRTVAESLGLADLAETLELKGDSPPTLALTDGSLVYWFLEHLPGEARDRLLPPILAAWERLKALRVPLVGYLSASRSGEALNFLRLQSCPKDQPDCLTHCPGQTDQAPCRTFSPLRDATFWSTQLQPGERGPLWRSHAGILDLYGEDQTIYFCHVHGGVEVARVEFPAWVARDSALLDTSLSLTLAQIQKGYGYPVALAEAHNQAVVRGGDRQRFFALLEQQMIRAGLKNVGTSSKETRKRGSIA, from the coding sequence ATGCTTGATCTCACCAAACTGGCCCTCCAGATGCAGGGCATTAGTCAACACCTGGCCCAAGAGGCGATCGCCAACCGGATTCGATTAGATCGGGCCGAGCAACTGCTGCGACTGGCCCAGAGCCGTCAGGGGGAATTACTCAGCCTCCAGACCCAGTGGCGCGATCGCCTGGGGTTTACCGCCGCTGAACCCGTGGAACCCCTCAACACCCGCCGCCCCATTGCCATCCCCCCCCGGATCCAGTCGGTTCTGGCCACCGATGGCTCCCAAATTGCCCCCAGCCACCACGAAATTGCCTATTGCTATTTGCTCAATATCGGGCGAGTGGTGATCCACTATGGCCAAGGTCGCCATCCCCTATTGGACAGCGTTCCGGAGGTGGTTTATCAACCCGAAGACCTCTATGTTTCGCGCCAGTGGGGCATTAGCACCGAAGAATGGATGGGCCACCGTCGCACGGTGGCAGAGTCCCTAGGTCTAGCGGACTTGGCGGAGACCTTGGAGCTAAAGGGGGACAGTCCCCCCACCCTGGCCCTCACCGATGGATCTTTGGTCTATTGGTTTCTGGAACATCTGCCGGGGGAAGCCCGCGATCGTCTGCTGCCCCCGATCCTAGCCGCCTGGGAACGGCTCAAAGCGCTACGGGTGCCCCTGGTGGGCTATCTCAGCGCCTCCCGCAGCGGTGAAGCCCTGAACTTTCTGCGGCTCCAAAGCTGCCCCAAGGATCAACCCGACTGCCTCACCCATTGTCCCGGCCAAACGGATCAGGCTCCCTGCCGTACCTTTTCCCCCCTACGGGATGCCACCTTTTGGAGCACCCAACTCCAGCCGGGGGAACGGGGTCCCCTGTGGCGCAGCCATGCGGGGATTTTGGATCTCTACGGGGAGGATCAAACCATTTATTTTTGCCATGTCCATGGGGGAGTAGAAGTGGCGCGGGTGGAGTTTCCGGCCTGGGTGGCGCGGGATTCGGCCTTGCTGGACACTAGCCTCAGCCTCACCTTAGCCCAAATCCAAAAGGGCTATGGCTATCCTGTTGCCTTGGCGGAAGCCCATAATCAGGCGGTGGTGCGGGGGGGCGATCGCCAGCGCTTTTTTGCCCTTCTGGAACAACAAATGATCCGAGCCGGACTCAAAAATGTTGGCACCTCCTCCAAGGAAACCCGCAAGCGGGGCAGCATCGCTTAA
- a CDS encoding creatininase family protein: protein MLLHLSTWPEIEQYLSQSQGIIIPIGSTEQHGPTGLIGT, encoded by the coding sequence ATGCTATTACACTTGTCCACTTGGCCGGAAATTGAACAGTATCTCTCCCAATCCCAGGGCATTATTATCCCCATTGGCTCCACAGAACAGCATGGTCCCACCGGACTGATTGGTAC
- a CDS encoding HAD family hydrolase, whose protein sequence is MSHPSSSVPGPTLLALDFDGVICDGLREYFHSAWLAHGQYWEQPLGPGSDRPDADRPDADRPDLDRPDPDRQTIEARFYRLRPVIETGWEMPVLIQALLQGVEDEAILTDWAGQSAQIVAADHLDPKAMATTLDNLRDRQIQGDLDTWLGLHQFYPGVISRLQALLQQEFPWVIVTTKEGRFVHQLLGQAGLTLPRDRIFGKEVQQPKVKTLQHLAQDLAIGSTIWFVEDRLPTLVTVREQFEENPNPEPSSPQVSVQLFLADWGYNTHRDRQQVIQEPQIHPLSLGQFNQPFSQWLG, encoded by the coding sequence ATGTCCCATCCTTCTTCTTCCGTGCCAGGTCCCACCCTCTTGGCCCTTGATTTTGATGGTGTGATCTGTGATGGGTTGCGGGAATATTTCCACAGCGCTTGGTTGGCCCATGGTCAATACTGGGAGCAACCCTTAGGGCCAGGTTCCGATCGCCCGGATGCCGATCGCCCGGATGCCGATCGCCCAGATCTCGATCGCCCAGATCCCGATCGCCAAACCATCGAAGCCCGTTTTTACCGCCTGCGCCCCGTCATTGAAACAGGCTGGGAAATGCCGGTCTTAATCCAAGCCCTCCTCCAGGGGGTGGAAGACGAAGCCATTTTGACGGATTGGGCGGGGCAGTCAGCCCAGATTGTGGCGGCTGATCACCTGGATCCCAAAGCAATGGCGACCACCTTGGATAATCTGCGCGATCGCCAGATCCAAGGAGACCTAGACACTTGGCTGGGATTACACCAGTTTTATCCAGGGGTGATCTCCCGGCTCCAAGCCTTACTCCAGCAAGAATTTCCCTGGGTCATTGTCACCACCAAAGAAGGTCGCTTTGTCCATCAACTCCTGGGACAGGCGGGGCTAACCTTGCCCCGCGATCGTATTTTCGGCAAAGAGGTACAGCAGCCCAAGGTCAAAACCCTCCAGCACCTTGCCCAGGATCTGGCGATCGGATCCACCATCTGGTTTGTGGAGGATCGCCTCCCCACCCTCGTAACGGTGCGGGAACAGTTCGAGGAAAATCCGAACCCAGAACCCTCTAGCCCCCAGGTCTCTGTACAATTATTTCTCGCGGACTGGGGCTACAATACTCACCGCGATCGCCAGCAGGTGATCCAAGAACCCCAAATTCATCCCCTGTCCCTAGGCCAATTCAACCAACCCTTTAGCCAATGGCTAGGGTAG
- a CDS encoding SGNH/GDSL hydrolase family protein: MRQTLPPLYPIVLALLSLCLGGSLLLNGYLYRRLHSTYLQRQRLSLDPLGLSAYPTLAPLDIQADLVPQSPRSRPVVILGDSRAQSWSLELNAPVAVINRGINSQTTAQVLGRTHAHLAELQPQVVVLQVGINDLKLIPLFPDQETVIIQRCQYNLLQIVKEIQDLGATVVITTLFPLGDVPWERKPYWSDQVNRAVEQVNTFIRGLETSPIQNRNSSQIRVLDTVPLLGQADSLTIWSQYSEDLLHLNEAGYDRLNQALEPLLETMID; this comes from the coding sequence ATGCGCCAGACATTGCCACCCCTGTATCCCATTGTTTTAGCTCTGCTCTCCCTCTGCCTCGGTGGATCCCTACTGTTGAATGGTTATCTCTATCGTCGTCTCCATTCCACCTATCTCCAGCGGCAACGGCTGTCCTTAGATCCCTTGGGGTTGTCGGCCTATCCAACCCTTGCGCCCCTAGACATCCAAGCTGATCTTGTGCCCCAATCGCCCCGATCGCGTCCCGTCGTTATTCTGGGGGACTCCCGTGCCCAAAGCTGGAGCCTGGAGCTAAATGCCCCTGTTGCTGTCATTAATCGGGGTATTAATAGCCAAACCACCGCTCAAGTCCTAGGTCGCACCCATGCCCATCTGGCGGAACTGCAACCCCAGGTGGTGGTGCTGCAAGTGGGCATCAATGATCTGAAACTTATTCCTCTGTTTCCCGACCAAGAAACCGTCATTATTCAGCGCTGCCAGTATAATTTGCTGCAAATTGTCAAGGAAATCCAAGATCTGGGGGCAACGGTAGTCATCACCACCCTGTTTCCGTTGGGAGACGTGCCTTGGGAGCGCAAACCCTATTGGTCTGATCAGGTGAATCGGGCTGTGGAGCAGGTCAACACCTTTATCCGAGGGCTGGAAACCTCTCCTATCCAGAATCGCAATAGTTCCCAGATTCGGGTGTTGGACACGGTGCCTCTGCTGGGGCAGGCGGATTCCTTAACGATCTGGTCCCAATACAGCGAGGATTTGCTGCATCTCAATGAAGCGGGTTACGATCGCCTCAACCAAGCCTTAGAACCCTTGCTGGAAACCATGATCGATTAG
- a CDS encoding DUF4168 domain-containing protein, translating to MVDGQGAKGRGWGDRWLLASCLSGLAVLGGWVPGLSLQPGSEALWQTHNQVLAQAPEPATILPEEVKNYATAALKLENQRQELMEQIGASNMAGLSCGDVGRLSSLNPAIVQYCTTSQTVVADTGLSTDRFNLIYLTQRSDSQLRLNILGEMARACIESQDLMAPAFCRDTVRLEMKKQCNAKGSQISPSVCLVLRD from the coding sequence ATGGTTGATGGTCAGGGCGCAAAGGGCCGAGGTTGGGGCGATCGCTGGCTCCTGGCCAGTTGTCTGTCAGGACTGGCGGTGTTGGGGGGATGGGTGCCGGGGCTTTCTCTCCAGCCCGGATCCGAGGCGCTGTGGCAAACCCACAACCAGGTCTTAGCCCAAGCCCCAGAACCCGCCACCATTCTCCCGGAAGAAGTGAAAAACTATGCCACCGCTGCCCTGAAGTTGGAAAACCAACGGCAGGAATTAATGGAGCAAATTGGTGCTAGCAATATGGCGGGACTGTCCTGCGGAGATGTCGGTCGATTAAGCAGCCTCAACCCGGCCATTGTGCAATATTGCACCACATCCCAAACGGTGGTGGCGGATACGGGGCTGAGTACCGATCGCTTTAATTTGATTTATCTCACCCAACGCAGTGATAGCCAATTGCGCCTCAACATTTTGGGAGAGATGGCCAGGGCTTGCATTGAGTCCCAGGATTTGATGGCACCGGCGTTTTGTCGAGACACAGTGCGCCTGGAAATGAAGAAGCAGTGCAACGCCAAGGGTAGCCAAATTTCCCCCTCGGTCTGTTTAGTGCTACGGGATTAA
- a CDS encoding DUF6679 family protein — MLHRKIYQLHCDGREVWIFLRDQQRWIERAQILDIEGDLVTLRYETEEEDEVCSWEEMVRLESIGSVMQRLSMVPRTNVDPLVSDDCPEAERLSDRHPEANNDPG; from the coding sequence ATGTTACACCGCAAAATTTATCAACTGCATTGCGATGGCCGTGAGGTGTGGATTTTTTTGCGTGATCAGCAGCGCTGGATTGAGCGAGCGCAGATTTTGGATATTGAAGGGGATTTGGTGACCCTGCGCTATGAGACGGAGGAAGAGGATGAAGTCTGTTCCTGGGAAGAAATGGTGCGCTTAGAAAGTATTGGCTCGGTCATGCAACGGTTGTCCATGGTGCCTCGGACTAACGTGGATCCCCTGGTGTCCGATGATTGCCCAGAAGCGGAGAGGCTGTCCGATCGCCATCCGGAAGCGAACAACGATCCGGGGTAA
- a CDS encoding coiled-coil domain-containing protein, translated as MLLELESTSLGSNGLLGSIALGLGGLVLMGWVLTRQRQALAAQLATEQQRTADLTAAMQTLTQEQAQAQAQTELETTELQGQIVTLTAQNSTLGADLEDLRSQLTALGAKHDGAIADLAQLRVQITSLSQNNAALDREKASLNREKTALETEIAQLQSRQATLEEEARDRRIQLVSVRSAKAALEGESADLRTQVTALQASQVSLEQELHEKRETSDLFQIRAFAFSQEHLSADHDFQELRVLCQTLRGKISHLHQAKQETESALTTALAQVETLEQQVQDGQQGQQTLQAQLEETQATIAQLQTQLQAQLTALTETQTQLTQANASLEQTQGESSQALAAERQRSASLDNEVAHLSATNGQLQGELEEQGQRLTTLTQTVADLTQKQQELEQQLQQQRETPGSGVRPDRASAELSQVVPTLEQPLEQPLEQPLEQPLEQPVSDPIPSNPETHQPEASQPEASQPEASQPEASQPEPNATPPEPNPSPDSGSPAAPAPADPTSTLAPTAQPSPKKDAKSAPKRSKKGKGFQ; from the coding sequence ATGTTACTGGAACTGGAATCCACGTCCCTCGGCAGTAATGGGTTGCTGGGGAGTATTGCCCTGGGGCTGGGGGGGCTGGTGTTGATGGGGTGGGTGTTGACTCGCCAACGCCAAGCCCTAGCGGCACAGTTGGCCACGGAACAACAACGCACCGCCGATCTCACGGCTGCCATGCAAACCCTGACCCAAGAGCAAGCCCAGGCCCAGGCCCAAACGGAACTGGAGACCACGGAACTCCAGGGCCAGATCGTGACGCTGACGGCCCAAAATAGTACCCTTGGGGCTGATTTAGAGGATCTACGCTCCCAACTCACGGCTCTGGGGGCTAAGCATGATGGGGCGATCGCAGACTTAGCCCAGTTACGGGTTCAAATCACCAGCCTCAGCCAAAACAACGCTGCTCTCGATCGGGAAAAAGCCAGCCTCAATCGCGAGAAAACAGCGCTGGAAACAGAAATCGCCCAGCTTCAGAGTCGTCAAGCCACCCTGGAAGAGGAAGCCAGGGATCGACGGATCCAACTGGTCAGCGTCAGAAGCGCCAAGGCTGCCTTGGAAGGGGAATCCGCAGATCTACGCACCCAGGTTACCGCCCTCCAAGCCAGCCAAGTCAGCTTAGAGCAGGAACTCCACGAAAAGCGGGAAACCTCCGATCTCTTCCAAATTCGCGCCTTTGCCTTTTCCCAGGAACACCTCAGCGCCGATCATGATTTCCAAGAATTGCGGGTGCTGTGCCAAACCCTACGGGGCAAAATTAGCCATCTCCACCAGGCCAAACAGGAAACTGAGTCGGCCCTGACCACCGCATTAGCCCAAGTGGAGACCCTGGAACAACAGGTTCAAGACGGGCAGCAGGGCCAGCAAACCCTCCAAGCCCAACTGGAGGAAACCCAGGCCACGATCGCCCAACTCCAGACCCAACTCCAGGCCCAACTCACCGCCCTGACGGAAACCCAGACCCAGCTAACCCAGGCCAACGCCAGTCTGGAGCAGACCCAGGGGGAAAGCAGCCAAGCCTTGGCCGCAGAACGCCAGCGATCGGCCAGCCTGGACAACGAAGTGGCCCACCTCAGCGCCACCAATGGCCAACTGCAAGGGGAACTGGAGGAACAAGGCCAACGCTTGACAACCCTGACCCAAACCGTGGCCGATTTGACCCAAAAGCAGCAGGAACTGGAACAACAACTGCAACAGCAACGGGAGACCCCAGGCAGTGGGGTTCGCCCCGATCGGGCCTCCGCCGAACTGTCCCAGGTGGTGCCAACCCTGGAGCAACCCCTAGAGCAACCCCTAGAGCAACCCCTGGAACAACCCCTGGAGCAACCGGTTAGTGATCCAATCCCCAGCAACCCAGAAACCCATCAACCGGAAGCCAGTCAACCGGAAGCCAGTCAACCGGAAGCCAGTCAACCGGAAGCCAGTCAACCGGAACCTAACGCAACCCCCCCAGAACCCAACCCTAGCCCAGATTCTGGTTCCCCTGCCGCCCCTGCCCCCGCTGATCCAACCTCGACTCTGGCCCCTACGGCTCAACCATCCCCTAAAAAAGATGCCAAATCTGCTCCCAAGCGCAGTAAAAAAGGCAAGGGCTTTCAATAA
- a CDS encoding tetratricopeptide repeat protein, with product MKHPPDPPVPSPSPMDYQQALQQEPHNPDIWFAQGQALSQVGRCDEALSSYNCGLALNPSHSEAWSARATLLNQLQRYDEALESCDRALALRVTHAPAWNLRGMILRHLGHLPEALSSYEKALVLCPGFYQALNNRGYVLEQLGRWQDALVSFDQAIALEPTCYQAWHNRGDLLSSLEQGDEALRCYDRVLALKPQAVRTWHHRGHVLYNLQRYGEALENYDHALTLHPEQWEIWHHRGHALGQLTRYWDAIASYDRALELNPQGQYSAYFRGIALSYLEYYPEAIECYDYAIALEQNNPDFWYNRASCFAHLGNGERALSSLKVAIALEPQTYLSLAQQDPDFSPLLEDWRFQNLLGYSA from the coding sequence ATGAAACATCCCCCGGATCCCCCGGTTCCTTCCCCTTCCCCCATGGACTATCAACAGGCACTGCAACAAGAACCCCATAATCCTGACATTTGGTTTGCCCAAGGCCAAGCCCTCAGCCAGGTGGGGCGGTGTGATGAAGCCCTGTCCAGCTACAACTGTGGTTTAGCCCTGAATCCCAGCCACAGTGAGGCTTGGAGTGCCCGTGCCACCCTGTTAAACCAATTGCAACGCTATGACGAAGCCTTGGAGAGTTGCGATCGGGCCTTGGCCTTACGGGTCACCCACGCCCCGGCCTGGAACCTGCGAGGTATGATTTTGCGGCACTTGGGCCATTTGCCCGAAGCCTTGAGCAGCTATGAAAAGGCGTTGGTGTTGTGCCCTGGGTTTTACCAAGCCCTGAATAATCGAGGCTATGTGTTGGAGCAGTTGGGGCGCTGGCAGGATGCCCTAGTTAGTTTTGATCAGGCCATTGCCCTAGAACCGACCTGTTACCAAGCATGGCATAACCGAGGCGATCTCTTGAGTAGCTTGGAGCAAGGGGACGAAGCCTTACGCTGCTATGACCGGGTTTTGGCTCTGAAACCCCAGGCGGTTCGCACCTGGCACCATCGCGGCCATGTCCTGTACAATTTGCAGCGCTATGGGGAGGCGCTGGAAAATTATGATCACGCTTTGACGCTACACCCAGAACAGTGGGAAATTTGGCACCATCGCGGCCATGCCTTAGGGCAATTGACCCGCTATTGGGATGCCATTGCCAGCTACGATCGCGCCCTGGAGTTAAATCCCCAGGGGCAATATAGCGCCTATTTCAGGGGCATTGCTTTGAGTTATTTGGAATATTATCCTGAGGCGATCGAATGCTATGACTATGCCATTGCCCTAGAGCAAAATAACCCTGACTTTTGGTATAACCGGGCCAGTTGTTTTGCCCATTTAGGCAATGGGGAACGGGCGTTATCGTCCCTGAAGGTGGCCATTGCCCTGGAACCCCAAACCTATTTAAGCCTCGCTCAACAGGATCCCGACTTTAGTCCCCTGTTGGAGGATTGGCGTTTCCAGAATCTCCTGGGGTATAGCGCTTAG
- a CDS encoding tRNA (5-methylaminomethyl-2-thiouridine)(34)-methyltransferase MnmD — protein sequence MLLPNPQSWTAYPTQDGSATFYSPEFKEYFHSLDGAKAEAMDKFVGGTGLAETAQAGPVRILDVCYGLGYNTAAALTTIAPLLAPDPDAYPVEIIALELDITVPQAALEPQYLDLWPVPVQIVLRSLAVHQRYQDDRCQAQLLVGDARQTLPPLVRQGWQADVIFLDPFSPRHCPQLWTLEFLGWLIQALSPQGTLVTYSRAAAVRSVLQQGGLVLGTLPPVAGRSAQQWSGGTIARADGTGLQPLSAMEQEHLHTRAAIPYRDPSLEDAAPTILQRRAAEQGRSPLEGNNEWRKRWNLH from the coding sequence ATGCTACTCCCCAATCCCCAGTCTTGGACGGCCTATCCCACCCAGGATGGCTCTGCTACCTTTTATTCCCCTGAATTCAAGGAATACTTCCATAGTCTAGACGGCGCTAAGGCTGAGGCGATGGACAAATTTGTGGGGGGAACGGGGTTGGCCGAAACAGCCCAAGCAGGGCCAGTGCGGATTTTGGATGTCTGCTATGGGTTGGGCTACAACACCGCTGCGGCCTTGACCACGATCGCCCCATTGCTGGCTCCTGATCCCGATGCCTATCCCGTCGAGATCATCGCCCTGGAACTGGATATCACAGTACCCCAAGCAGCCCTAGAACCCCAATATCTGGATCTGTGGCCTGTCCCGGTGCAAATAGTTCTGCGGTCGCTGGCAGTGCACCAGCGCTACCAGGACGATCGCTGCCAAGCCCAACTCCTGGTGGGGGATGCTCGGCAAACTCTACCCCCTTTGGTGCGCCAAGGCTGGCAGGCAGATGTCATCTTTCTGGATCCCTTTTCCCCTCGCCATTGTCCCCAACTGTGGACCTTGGAATTTTTAGGTTGGCTGATCCAGGCACTGAGTCCCCAGGGCACCTTAGTCACCTATAGTCGGGCGGCGGCGGTGCGATCGGTGTTGCAGCAGGGCGGGCTAGTCTTGGGGACCCTTCCCCCGGTGGCAGGCCGGTCTGCCCAGCAATGGTCTGGGGGCACGATCGCCCGCGCTGATGGTACTGGTCTCCAGCCCCTCAGTGCCATGGAACAGGAACACCTCCACACCCGTGCCGCCATTCCCTACCGCGATCCATCCCTGGAGGATGCCGCCCCAACCATTCTCCAGCGGCGGGCGGCAGAACAGGGTCGATCGCCCTTGGAAGGGAACAATGAATGGCGAAAACGCTGGAATTTGCACTAG
- a CDS encoding asparaginase: MNRAKRTQTESLHVQLLREGILESVHQVQAVVCDPKGRVLMSAGDPETEAFIRSALKPFQALATINAGTLDLFGLNDRDLAIICSSHQGSVEQARQAFNILWHCDVDPSALQCPIPLGKRSPLEHNCSGKHSGMLAICQQQGWPLTDYTRKKHPLQQLILTKVAELLQIPPAEMMMAQDDCGAPTLLMTLRQMASLYAQMASNDHVDMERVVRAMTYHPHLVAGEGAFDTELMRLSGGQVVSKSGAEGIQCVAFIGEGLGLAVKVMDGAKRAKYAVTIALLQQLGWVEGSTLDSLSEQFMSIDLIKRLDVRGELTLL, translated from the coding sequence ATGAATCGGGCAAAACGTACACAGACTGAATCCCTGCATGTCCAGCTTTTGCGGGAAGGTATTTTAGAGTCTGTTCATCAAGTGCAAGCCGTTGTTTGTGATCCGAAAGGACGGGTGTTGATGTCCGCCGGTGATCCCGAAACCGAAGCCTTTATTCGATCGGCCCTCAAACCCTTCCAAGCCCTAGCCACCATCAATGCGGGTACCTTAGATCTGTTTGGGTTGAACGATCGGGATCTAGCCATTATTTGTAGTTCCCACCAGGGCAGTGTCGAACAAGCCCGCCAAGCCTTTAACATCCTCTGGCATTGTGATGTCGATCCCTCTGCCCTCCAGTGTCCCATCCCCCTCGGCAAACGCAGCCCCTTAGAGCACAACTGCTCCGGCAAACATTCAGGAATGCTGGCAATCTGCCAACAGCAGGGTTGGCCCTTGACCGACTACACCCGCAAAAAGCATCCCCTACAACAGCTCATTTTAACCAAGGTGGCGGAACTCTTACAGATTCCCCCCGCTGAAATGATGATGGCCCAGGATGATTGTGGTGCCCCCACCCTATTGATGACCTTACGTCAAATGGCTAGCCTTTACGCCCAAATGGCCTCCAATGATCACGTGGATATGGAGCGGGTGGTGCGAGCCATGACCTACCATCCCCATTTGGTGGCGGGGGAAGGAGCCTTTGACACGGAGTTAATGCGCCTGAGTGGGGGACAGGTGGTGAGTAAGTCAGGGGCTGAGGGCATCCAATGTGTGGCCTTTATCGGAGAAGGGTTGGGACTGGCGGTGAAGGTGATGGATGGGGCGAAGCGGGCGAAGTATGCGGTGACGATCGCCCTGCTCCAGCAGCTTGGCTGGGTGGAGGGCAGCACGTTAGATAGCCTCTCGGAGCAATTTATGAGTATTGATCTCATTAAGCGCCTGGATGTCAGGGGAGAACTGACGTTGCTATAG